The segment caaaaaaGTTATTCCTTgtaaaaaactgaaacagaacaaataaagcTCAAGATGCACTTGACAAACCACTTTCACCACAGCAGACCAGGGGACACCCCAGGTACCAGTGTAATATATATCCTCGACTTTTTTCCTGTAGTTTTGTGTACGTACATGCAGGTTTCCATAGACGGGTCTTAAGAGGCATCATACTGTGACTGCAACTCAGCACGCTTTCCATGTTAGTCTTACACTGCACTCCAGTGACCCATGTACCAGAATTTAATCCTTTCCCTAGCAGGGAACACTGAGCTTACCTCCTTTCTTCCTTACATTATAGCACAACTGTGTAGATGTCTCTGTAAGTAAATTATCTTTGTATACGTGGGTATTTCTCTAGGTAGCTACAGAGAAATTATTGGCCCTCATctaaattttaatagatattcCCAAACTCCCGTCTATGGTGGGTGTACCGATTTCCATGAACAGATACCAACAAagtgatggttaaaaaaaaaaaaaaaaaatatatatatatatatataaaaaacaagattaatatccagaatacgtAACTCCTTATGAatcaataaaaggaagaaaatctttaaacagGCTGTAGTTATGGACAGGAAGTTCAGCGAAGACAGGCGGTCATTAGCAATGCACAACGAAGCAACAGCACTTGTTAGTCTATTAGGTTGTTAAAAGGAAAGGTGAGGAAGTGTGCGCTCGGACAGTGTGCAGCATGCCTGGCACACTCTGGTGCCCTCCATATATTCGCTCATTTAACTTCCGCAAGGCCACCGAAGCAGGCCCTGTTATAATCATCCTCacctcacagatgaggaagcagggaCAGATGGGCAAAGTGACCTTTCCCAAGGGCATTCAGCTAGAAAGCAGCTTTTAATTTGTCATATGTCCCAGTTTCTTCTAATACTTACATAGTTCTGTTTTTatacttaggtctttaatctacttgaaatttatttttgtgcatgggaTGAGGTAAGggtacaactttattttttccaaacgGACAGATGTTTCCACGTGAACTAATTTAGAATATGATCATCTGTCCAGGCTTAAGCACTTGCAGCCCCGCATCTACTCCCTCGCTCCCCGAGTGGCCAGAATAGGGCTCTTCAGGCCTCAGGTTCCCATCCTGCAGCACGGATGCTGGCCAAGGCAGGGGCTAGGAGGGCTAGTCTGGGTCCTCTTGCACGGCAGCCTGAGACAGAAAGGTGGCGGCTCAGGTGGCCAGCAGGTCCCACAGGTCACTGTCGCAGGGCAGCAGGTCACATGCTAGTCGTGCCTTCCGATCCCGGACAGCCTTCAGGGCTGGGCTGTGTTCCAACAGCAGGGAGCAAATGTCCACATGACCCTTCTCAGCAGCCTGTGGAGAAAGATGCATGAATCAAAAGCCATATCCCCACTGGGCTCTACCCTTTCTTGCTCCACTTCGGGGAATCTCTTGGTCCTTAAACAGGTCTTATGGAAATGGGAGACACCAGCTATCTGAGTAGATTTACCCTAATTCCTACCAAATCCCAACGACTTGCATAAAGGTTGGTGGAATTCTCTAGTGCCATTCCTGGCAGTTAGCTTGAGTTTTTCTTTCTGGTGTCCTCTGCTCAGTAGCCATTCTTCTCTGTCCAGGCctgcacattaaaaataaatatagacgggcacctggctggctcagttgatggagcatgcaactcttggtctcgggattgtgagttcaagtcccacattgggtatagaaattacttaaaaataaaatcttgaacaaacaaaaacaaatacagaaccTTGGATCTCTAAGTGTCCCTTATAAATGTTCAGTCATCTATCAGCTGGGCACCATAGGCACAAGATACACCAGACACGGCCTCCGCCCTCTGGGAACGTACAGATGAGCAGAGAAAAATGGGTCCAGGTTCCtggctttctcctcttcctttgaaATAGACGATCCCAACCTGGACATCAATTTTTAACCTACCTCCTCCAGAAAAGATAGTTAAGGTGATTTACACAGATCAGCTTATATAACTTTCATAATAACCATCAGAGGTAGGAActatcatcattcccattttacagatgaagaaactgaggctcatacaaggtaagtgacttgtccaatgTCACAGTGCTGGTGTGGCAGCCTGGGGATCCTaaaccaggtctgtctgactgCCAAGTCTCAACTCTTAACAACCGTGTTATAGCACTCTATTCCCTGCTCCTCCCAATAGTCACTGATGTACCACGGGGCTTTTGAGAGGTGTCAAAATTAATATTAGTAGCAAATACCACCTCAAATTTGAATCCAGATCTTTATTTAGCAGGTCCTCTTGTTGAGTACAGACCTAAGGTTCTCAGTTTTGTTGCCTCAATTCAGGCAGTGGTATGTTGTGAGCAGTTCTGGGGTGCATTCTGGGGAGATGTGAGATGCATTCCAAAgaattttgtagaaaaaaaaaagtaccaaagtTTGCAAGTAgcttatttgttaaaaaaagaaagaacaattccACTCTTCCCATATCTGCATCCCCTGAATGAAAGGCCAGAGAGGCACTGAAAAGGCCTCAGGCCGTAAGACCAGCCAGCACCATGCGCGCAGTGTCTTGCCGGTACACACCCTCCAAGGGAGTTAGACCGTCCGAGCAACACCACTGTAGACTGTCAAGGAATAAGCAGTCTGCCTCTTCAACTGGCAaggatcttaaaagaaaataaaacgcCATCCAGGtgttcactcagcaaatatttactgggcaccTGTGCCAAGAGCTGGGGCTACCACAGTAAACAAGATCAAGTCTTCGCTGTCTCTGGGGACAGAGAGCTCAGACGGAATTTAAGAGGGAGAAAAGTTATGAGGAGTCAGTGCAGGGTGCTTTTGCACACACAGTTGGGGGAACTACCCACGTCTGAGAACAGGAAAGCTCTCTGAGTGTGAGGCAGAAGCTAAGATccagaaggaaggacagaaacaAGCCAGATGAAAACGAGGAGAGGAGAGGCATCGAGCCGGGGACAGCTTGACAGCTAAGGTCCTGGAGTGTCACCATGATGGGGTCAAGAGAGGGGACCTGATGTAAGTGACAAGGGGATGAGAGCTCAAGATagtggcacctggctggttcaatcGGAAGAGCATGAAAGTCGTGATCTCGAGTGGTGAGTCTGAGCctcacactgggcatagagatgaattaaaaaaaaaaaaagaaagaaagaaagaaaaaagaaactggaggAGGGAAATGCTGACATCTTCCCTTGAGTGGACGCAAGGGTAATATATCTGCAAATCCTTGGACAATGAAATACATCTGGCTTCCTAAAAATTAAGTTGGTCCTTGAAACAGACCCCCAtccaattttttattatggtaagaaCACTTCACATGAGACCTGACTTCttaacaaatctatttttttacagttttttggtaattgtttcttgtttctgttttgtttttgttaaatgatAGCCACCACCCCCCTATCCACGCCCAACGTAGGGCTGAGATCACGAGTcccacgctctaccgactgagccagtcaggcgcgcCCCCTTCTTAACAAACTTAAAGCTTGTTAAGCACGGTCACCCACTGACACAGCGCAGATCTGCGCTTCATCAGCTCCCCTCAGTGATGCTGCGCCAGCTCaacagcaccccccaccccctccccactgccccagcAACCACCATCCCACTCTGCTTCTGTGTCTGACTATCTTCTACACGGGCACACCTCATTTTGTTGCACTTTGCTTTACCGCACTATGCAGATACCGTGTTTTTACCAAGTGAAGATCTGTGGCAACCCCGCACCGGGCAGGTCTTTTGGTGccattttccaacagcatttgctcatttcgTATCTCTGTGCCACATTTTTGTAATTCCTGAACTGCTTCAAACTTTTTCATGATTATTATATCTGTTATCTGCGATCACTGATCTCTGATGTTACTACTCTAATCATTTTGGGATGCCTAAACCGCACCAATATAAGACAGAGGAGCTAATCTATAAATGTATGGGTTCTGACTGCTCCcccagtctttctctctctcttcctcgtGCCTCCCTACTCCCTGAACAACAATATTTAAAGTAAGCCAATTAATAGCCCTGCAATGGCCTCTCAGTGCTccagtgaaaggaagagtcagtcaATGTGGCAAAGTCCATTGCTGTCTTATTTCAAGAACCGGTGAGCCACAGCAGTTTCTTAAACCTTCAGCAACTCCTACCCTGACCTCCCTGATACGCTGAGCAGTTATCCACATCGAGCTAAGACCCTCTACCAGTTAAAagattacaacttgctgaaaggtcagatgatggttagcatttgttagcaataaagtatttttaaattacgtTTCATACATGATTTTTTTGGACATAATGCTAGTGTACACTAAACAGACTACAGTGTAGTATAAACGTAACTTTTATGTGTCCTGGGAAACCAAGAAGACTCACCCGACTTGCTTTATTACGGAGGTCTGCATGTCTCTGAGGTGCGCCTGTGCCTCACGGAAGGTGTGTCATGaagcataaaaaacaaaaccaaaacctgctacgtgtatttttttaatatatctactAGCGTCTCTACCAAAGTGTTACTCCACTCCcatcatacattaaaaaataatggtaatagggaacctgggtggctcagtcattgagcgtctgccttcggctcaggtcatgatcccggggtcctgggatcgagtcccacatcgggctcctttctcgccggggagcctgcttctctctctactgctctgcctgccactccccctccttgtgctctctctctctgacaaataaataaataaaatctttaaaaaaaaaaaaaaataatggtaataacgTGTTATTCAACAGCCAGgtgtacaaaataaaaacaagacctCTATCTTTGTGGCCGTCACATTTCAAGGCTGCTGTCGCTAAGCAAGCACCTTTCTGTCCTACCATGTTTCTGAAGTCCAGGTTGCTTGCTGGGGATCTGCCAACCCCTACGTGTCTCAGCTTCGGGCTGGGGCGACGGAGTAGAGTGTGCGGAGTAGGAACACTGGCTCCTAAAAGCTCTCCTCCTGGAAAAAAAAGCTCGTCGGTGTGTCTTGTCTTCTGGTGGCTGAAAACTCGCCACGCTAGGGAGCGGAACGTAGTCTGAGACTGTAGAGCCCCGTCTGAGGGACAGGTCTCTAATACGAAAGAGTGAGCACAAATTTTTGGTGGACAGCAGAAAGTGTCTGCCACAGGCTCTCATGGTAAGTCATGCACTCAACTTacgtttttctattttaaagttcATAAGAGAATACGTTTACACACGCACACCATAAATATGCATAAACCGCTTCTCTAAAATGCATAAGCAATCAGTAAAAGGGATGCCTTGAGCAGGGTGTCCCGGAAGACTGAGGGACCAGGGGTCAGGGTGGAAGGGAGACATTTTCACGCTGCACTGTTTTGTACTCCTCAAACTCTTCACCACGTGCAGGTATTTCTGGTCAGCAGAAAGTTAATGAAGTGGTCACCCTGGCTACCGTACGGCGAGCAGGCTACAGGGGTAGGCGAGAGTAGATGTGAGCTTCAGAAAACTAACTTCACAGAAAAGCATTCATGACATAtcatgaaagcaaagaaaaaaaaatgacgcCGTACGTGTAATTCTAATTTACACGCCCAGGGAAACTGCTGGCACATTGTACATTAACCCTCAAGTGATGACTGGTAAGCACGGACATTGCAAGTGCTTCTCTGCTTTCCCCGTGTTTTCTCCACTGAACAAAAGCCAAGATCGTGAAGGGGGAAGGGCGGCATACCTTGTGCAGACTGGTCATGCCATCGTCGTCCACCAACCTAGGGTTGGACCCGTGAGACAGCAGGAGCCGTGCGATTTCGGTGTGCCCACAGTAGCTGGCCCGGTGCAGAGCGGTGGCGCCCCCGTGCGTTTGGGCATCACACTTAGCCCCGCTTTCCAGCAGGAGCTGGCACACGGCATAGTGCCCGTTGCGGCTGGCATAGTGCTGCAGGGGACGGAGAGCGAGGTCAGACAGCAGAGCCCAGGCAGGCGGCAGGACGGTGGGCGGGGGAGAGCACGGGCTCTGGAGCAGGCTACAGGGTAGGCGAGAGGACGGTAACGACCTCAGAGGCCACGTCCGCCAGCCATGTGACCCGGACAAGCCGCTTCATTTCTAGCATCAGCTTCCTCAACagcaaagtggggataataatcattcctacctcacaggattgttaggtaaatgaaattaaataaatgatgtaaagcacttaacactaattaaggaaaaaaacaaacaaaccaagaacAAGGCTCACACAATGCTTAAAACTCAAAACCTGCTGGGAGAGAAGAACAGGCGGCAGCACCGGCAACATCATCACCCCCTCCGCCAGAGAGGGCAGGTATCCTGAGTGCAAGTTTCCCTCCCCAGCTCACCAGAGCCGTGTAGCCAGCCGAGTCGGGCTGGCTAGGGTCTGCTGCCTTCTGGATGAAATATTTCACTCGGCCTAGGTCTCCATTCAGGGCTGCCGACCAGATTCCTGTGGAAAGACAGCCAAAGTGCTGAATAATGCTGAATGACTGGAGACTTTCAGTGCTTCTTGGACTTCTTGACCactattttctcatctataaaatgggggatttactcattcaacaaacattaactgaggggcacctgggtggctcagtcagttgcgtGCCTGACCCTTGGTTTGGGcgcagatcatgatctcagggtcctgggatcaaacctggagtcagactccgtgctcagcttgagattctctctccctctgcccctccaatcaatcaatcagtaaattaaacaaaatcttttaaaaaacttaactgAAATCTCTGTGCTAAGGACTGTCCTAGGTGCTGGTGAAAGAGCTGTGAGCAAGAAGGACAAGGAGCTTTATCTAATCTAGACAGTAGGGTTAGACGGGCGCAAATCCCTTCTTCCCACTTCAaacacataaatattaaataaagtaatGTTTAAAATGTCTGAATACATAGGCAAATTCAAAAGCAGGATAAGGACACTGCCAGTTGCCAGAGAAGATGAAAACCATAGCCAGAGTGGTGAGCGGGTACTCCATCTGCAGAATCCCAAAAGTCCTCGTAAATAGACACACATCCTAGAGGCTCCGGCTTGAACAACTAGGCAGGGTCTGGAGCAAAGGCCGCAGGGCACGTGCATGGCCAGGAACAGACACAACAAAGTTCTGCGCACAAAGCTGAGAGACAGGAAGTACCACCTCATGGGTGAACTGGGACTAGAAAATCTCTACTTTCCTGAACAGCAGCAGAAAGCAAGCTACCAGGCCCAGGCagttcactcattcagcaaatatttactgaatacctatcATGTATCTGGCACTGTTCTGTGCACTAGAGGCCAGCCAAGAATTAAAGGTCCCCAATCCCCAGGGCTGCCCCCAAAGCTTTGGTCTTATGGAGGTTACTTTCTAATTAAAGTAAAcagatgagggaaaaaaaaaagagagagaaatcaggtGGTGCTAAGgactatgaagaaaaagaaaacagaagggataCAAGCAGTGGTCAGAAAAGGCATCTCTGATAAGGTGACATCTGAAGAGAAActtaaaggaaatgagaaaggcaCCGTTTCAATAGGTGTGAAAAGACAGCAAGGGCAGAAGAAACCTAAAAAATCAGATACCATGACCCATTCAACTTGGAGatgttatatgtatacatatatatatgtatatttatttttgcatttttcccaTCATGTAAACTTCATTAACTGTATGATCTCTTTTCCAGCTTTATAGAGAAATagttgacatacatcactgtataagggGACCTATATCTATTTATAGCCTTAGGGAGCAAAACCCCCACGCTAAGGATCTGTCATAAAAATGGATCCAGACAAGTGAATGCTATAAGGGCTGCACAGaggcaacttttaaaaaaatgtcccatAAGGATACTCCCACAAGCCAACAAACGTGTGGCTCTGTTGTGGATAACCTCTAACAAgagaagaccccccccccccgccaccggtGAGCTCAAAAATTAAAAGCTGCAAAACAAGAAGTAATCCACTGCCACATGAGATAGTCAGCAAAcacaacaaatggaaaaatgcataCTTCAAAAATGAGCCATAATAGCACAAtctaaaagactttaaaacaacatTTAGTGTGTTCACAGAGATGAAGGAATACAATCCACAAATCAGCAGAacattagggagaaaaaaaagaacagggagaTCTGAAACAAAGtcagggctgcctggctggctcagccagtagagcatgtgactcttgatctcagggtcatgagttcaagccccaggctgggtgtacagattgcttttaaaaaaaaaagtcagtagggggacgcctgggtggctcagttggttaagcggctgccttcggcccgggtcatgatcccggggtcctgggattgagtcccgcatcgggctccttgctcggtggggagcctgcttctccctctctctccttctgcttgtgctgtcaaataaataaaatctttaaaaaaaaaattaaaaaaaaaaaaaagtcagtaggggcgcctgggtcagtcattgaatgtctgccttcagctcaggtcatgatcccagggtcctgggatcgagccccacatcgggctccctactcggtgggaagcctgcttctccctctcccactccccctgcttgtgttcctgctctcatggtctctctctctctctcaaataaataaataaaatctttaaaaaattaattaaaagtcagtaaattaaaaaatagaatcattgaactaaaacaacaacaacagatgGCTGGACAGTACTGCAGACCCACCCGGGAGGGAATGAGTGACTTGGAAATCACCCAGAATGCAGAatggtaaagagaaaaatattaaagagaggTAAGGAAACATGAAAGGCAGAATGTACCAACATATGTCTAACAGgagtttcaaacaaaaaaaagagaaaaattggacagaatgggagagaggaAATGCCTGAAGAGATAACGTCTGAGAATTATTCTGAAGTAAAGACAACAATGAGTTCTCAGATGAAAACCACATTAAATCCCAAGGAGAATTAATCAAAACATACCTACCATGGTAAAATGACATCAAGAAtaaagagaacatttaaattaccaaaaagaaaagatcattaGTCACTGAAGAATTATAATCAGATTATCAggacttttttaaagtttatttatttattttttagtaatctctacacccaacgtggggcttgaattaaTGACCTCGAGATCACGAGTCActcgctcttctgactgaaccacccaggtgctcccagcaGAATTTTTAACAGcagtaacagaaaaagaagataaatatattttcaaaggttTGAGGGGGGTAAAATAATTGTCAGTCTAGAATTTTATACCCGGCTAAGCTACCAgtcaagacagagaaagagagagagagagatgaagaatcATACTCActgaaaaaacttttaaaagctatacttcaggaaaagggaaaatgaacccAGAGAGGAGatatgaaaaaaaacaacaacccataCAAGGATCTTTCCCACGTGTGGGAAATAATGAGTAAGCAAACAAAATAATACCAGGTTGTAAAAACTGCTTTGATGAAAGCAAGGTGATAGATCAGAGTAACCTGGAGGGGAAGGGACCCTACTTTGGACAGGGCAAGGTTTCTTTCTTAACAGCTGCACAACTGGCACTGTTTGCCAGTTAATTCTTGGTTATGAGGAACagtcctgtgcattgtgggatgtagactagcatccttggcctctacctactagatgACTGACTGTAGCAGCCTCCCAGCTGTAACACCTGAAATTATttctagacattgccaaacaCCCTTAAGGGTCAGAACTGCAACTGCCCCCATCCAGTTGAGAACTACTAGAATGGGGTGTTGCCCAACCCCCCCAGTTGAAAACTACCAGAATGCAGTGTTCAGGGTGagtctctctgaggaggtgacatttgagccaaGACCAGAAGAAAAGCATTAGCGAGCCTAATGCTGCAGAAAGTTCATTCCAAGGAGCTGGGACAGCAAGTACCACGGCTTTAAGTCAGAAAGAGATCTTGCATGTCTGTGAAACCAAAACGAGCCCAGTGTGGCTGAAGCATagagtggggaaagaaaaggatgagaaATAAAGTGGGGGCAGAGAAGTAGAATAGGCAACGATTAGGTCACACAGTTTTGTAGGCCATGAAGGGAATTTGAACTTACTCTAAAAGCAATGAAATTATCTGATTTAATATATTCAAACGGTTACTCTGGCTTCTGTGTGGAGTAGAAAACTTTGTAGGAGGGCAGGAGTGGAAGCAGGAAGGCCCATGAGGGAATTGCTTCAGAAGCCCAGAGGGTGGCGACGTGGAGGGAGGTAAGCAGGTGCACCACTTAACAGTAAGTTAAATCAGAATGCATAAAAAGCCGTAGCATCCACCCAGCAGCTGATGAGAATGTTATTACCGCATAAGCTGCCTCTGCACTGACAGGTGATACACGGCCTCCGAGTAAGAGCGGACTTGTTTTTTAGCTTTACTCTGTTCCTTACAGACGATATAATCTCCTTACAGTGTGGGGTAAAACAgttacctctctgggccccaaAGGTGGGGATAACATCACCTGCGTCGAGGGCCATGTGTGCCGTATCTAAACCATACAGGGCCTGACACATCGGGGCTCACATCGGAGGTCAGAACGTTAGTTCCTTTCGCAGCGCAGCCCTCCCTCTGAAGCTGCCCTCAAGGTGGCTGCAATAATCCGACTGCAGATTCTGCttcccgacccccccccccccccccccctacactcccccccccccccgcccaccgaGAGGGCCCGAGCCTCCCGCGGGCACACCAGCTGAGGAGCCGGGCCGACCACTTGGGAAAGTTACCGAAACGAGGGCCTCCGTTTCCCAATCTGCACGCGAGACGAAGTTTCTAGAGGCCGAGCTCGTGCCAGGTCCCTGGCGGGATCTCAATGACGCGGGGGCTGTAAGCCCGCCGTCCGCCCATGCTCCCACCAGGCCCACTGCGGccctcggggccccgcttctcggCCATCTCCTTGTTCCGCGATCTGGAGAAAGCCAGGAGTCTCACCCCTGTCGAAGTCCATCTCGTCCAGCGTTTGCTGCACGCTGGACGCCGAACCTGGCCAGGAGCAGCAAGGGCCGTCCGCGCAGGGTCGCGGCGCCGCCATGTCGACCCCAGAGCCCGCTCCGCCCCGGCTGTTGTGCGCACGCGCGGCCGCGACGggtgggtggggcggggcggggcggacgCAGCAGCGCCAGTACCAGAGCCCAGCCGCGCCAGTAGCTCGGGAACCAATCGAGGCGGCGGGGCGGGGTTTGCGGCGCTGCACCGCGCTCCGAGGCGGCCGCGCGAGGGCGTCCCAGGCCAAGCAGAGTGCCGAGGGCGCCGCGCAGGATGCCCAGACCCGGACTGCCGGCGGATGGCGCCCGGGCCGCCGGCCGTGTAGGGCGTGTGGAAGCCCTGTAGGGTGTGGGGACGCAGCGGGCGGCTTGGCCGCCCGCCAGAGCCCAGCCCTCCAAGGTTCCCTGCGTCCCACCGGTTTCCCTAGGGCAGGGAGTCGCCCGGCGCGCCCCAAGGTCCTCCGCCCCGTCTTTCCGCACCACCCCAGGCCCAGTGACCTcgcttcccctttcctcctccagcGCCTCCTGCCCATTTCCTGAAAACCCGTGGGAGGCAGGTGGCCACAACTTTTGCCACTAGGAGCACATAAGCCCCAAGGGCAAGCATAGGGCCTTGGGTTGTGCGGAACTCCCCAACTCCAGTGGGAGCCTACTTTACCGTATCAATCTTCATATAGCAAGACATCCTAGGGCCTGAGGTTTACTGACCATGATGGAAGCTTAGCGTACCCCAGAAGTCGGCAGATCACAGCCCTTTCCTACAGCTAAGGACACCCAGGGCAGCAGCCCCTTTCAGCCACCGCAGGCCCTCCAGACCAGTCAAATGTAGGGAGCCCATTTCACGACTGCCTCCATCTGTGGACATGAATTACAGAATCCAGGCTGGGTCTTCCCTTCCTTACGAGTATCTGGGCCCTCCCTGTGCCCACTCCTCTGATAGGACAGTGGCTTGGTGCACACTGGGTGGTGGGGGGGCAAGTTCCATGTTCCACATTGCTGAAGCATTCAAGACGAATATTCCTGGAGCGTAGGCAGAAGGCTGGAAGTAAACTTTCCTCCTCTAGGCTAGTTGGGAACATCCTCACAACACAAGCCAGTCCACACAACCTGAAGCTTTCTAGGAAGTTCCCCTCCTTTAGCTCCTCACTCCCACTTCCCCTTCCCAGAGCTCTGGGAAGGCAGGCCCCTCCTCTCAGGCCTTCCTCCCAATGCCCTAACTTCTCCTTTTGGCCAGAACCCAAAGCTGCCAGCTGCCTCCCAAGAGCCTGTGGCCCTGGTCTGGTTCCCAGCCCCACAGCTACCACTGTGGGGAAACACTGGAGCCCAGGCTATCCCCCCTCTGGAGAGGGGCACAAGCACGCAGGGATAACATTAGGGGCAGCTGCCCCAGAACTAGGGGGAGGTGAGGCTAGTCCTGCCCAGAAGGTTTTAGCCCAAATGCCTTATCCCTAGCACAGTAACACTTaactgttttcttgatttttatttgtcaatataaaaatactcaaatatttacAACAAATAAATACGCGGGGACACAATAAGTTACACTGTTAGGAGCCCTCCTCCTAGGGCTGGGAGAGGATATGCAATATCCACAGCATGcccac is part of the Neomonachus schauinslandi chromosome 10, ASM220157v2, whole genome shotgun sequence genome and harbors:
- the ANKRD39 gene encoding ankyrin repeat domain-containing protein 39 produces the protein MAAPRPCADGPCCSWPGSASSVQQTLDEMDFDRGIWSAALNGDLGRVKYFIQKAADPSQPDSAGYTALHYASRNGHYAVCQLLLESGAKCDAQTHGGATALHRASYCGHTEIARLLLSHGSNPRLVDDDGMTSLHKAAEKGHVDICSLLLEHSPALKAVRDRKARLACDLLPCDSDLWDLLAT